One genomic segment of Natrinema sp. HArc-T2 includes these proteins:
- a CDS encoding helix-turn-helix domain-containing protein, with product MADHSDASVLSLLTQNQAIPHRIVGKNAHLEVMASVRDWNHLKEVANAIEGEHGSLELLGTTQTESIGFPLGSNKIKQSMSGKLSKEQLEVLETAYQMGYFKVPQEVTAEEIASELDISRSTLSARLRRVEHNFCALLFGPQE from the coding sequence ATGGCAGACCATTCTGACGCATCCGTTCTATCGCTGTTGACACAAAATCAGGCGATTCCACACCGGATCGTCGGAAAGAACGCTCACCTCGAGGTGATGGCATCCGTTCGTGACTGGAACCATCTCAAAGAGGTAGCCAACGCAATCGAAGGTGAGCACGGCTCGCTCGAGTTGCTCGGCACGACGCAGACTGAAAGTATCGGATTTCCACTCGGGAGCAACAAAATCAAACAGAGCATGTCCGGGAAGTTGTCCAAAGAGCAGTTGGAGGTGCTCGAGACGGCCTACCAGATGGGCTATTTCAAGGTGCCACAGGAGGTGACAGCGGAGGAGATCGCAAGCGAATTGGATATCAGCAGGTCGACACTTTCCGCACGCCTTCGCCGCGTCGAGCACAACTTCTGTGCATTGCTCTTTGGTCCACAAGAATGA
- a CDS encoding hydantoinase B/oxoprolinase family protein has product MSPSDHADDRRAEARREKEAVREKQRRGEGIGWNGRTLREQLAELEDKTEATGHYCGLSELTLKNEDPIRYEQLYARLRGDLVTARERSKEVSATPIVEQEGELCYGLFTPEGDSIAVSTGIIVHVHTMSEAIKFMINHDYEESPGIEPGDIFVNNDPHVGDVHPCDLMTIIPIFHDGELIAWVGGVNHVIDTGAIGPGSMNVSQASRFGDGAYYTARKIGENFELYNSWKKEYPAKTRTPDFLKLDERTRMTGCLMIRHSVKELIAEHGIETFKQLSREAVEDGRRGFRSRIKRTLLPGTYRGASFVDALYEGQEHVTREYAQENHIMHAPSELHIRADGTFQVSFEGANKWGWHPFNCTPAAIQGGIWVMLTQTVIPNELVNDGAYYACDFHLPVGSWANTQNTETAHAYAWHFLVSAWAPLWQHLSRGYFARGFWEEINAGNANTSNWLQGGGIDQFDKLHAVNSFESACEGVGARYVDDGEPHASAVWNPEGDMGDAEAWEMVEPLPFLGRAVKPNTGGVGRRAGGAGFESMRTVKDVSRWLLYEMGNGYMTSDGGLFGGYPAASGYILNARDTDLEERFENGEDYPQHDLDPESGDFESKVDGEITRRPEGISTPKEFDDYDMYLNYLRGGSGLGDPLERDPEDVLSDIHDGYVLPRHAEDAYGVVVEKVDGEAQHNSAVQGEWELDEEATKTRRRERRTERTEKAQPVSEWYDEERERIRTQNDLIDDVKKTYESSMRMSPQFAAFFRDFWDLSDDFVFDLSEQAQKSLDNRFDSGLRPMWDSHTRGHKTWLEVDDEPYVPYTWMDRSIQDLPGPESTFADRERASDDD; this is encoded by the coding sequence ATGAGCCCGTCCGATCACGCTGACGACCGACGCGCCGAAGCACGACGCGAGAAAGAAGCGGTACGAGAGAAGCAACGACGCGGGGAAGGGATCGGCTGGAACGGTCGGACGCTCCGCGAGCAGCTGGCCGAACTCGAGGACAAAACAGAAGCGACGGGCCACTACTGTGGCCTGTCGGAGCTGACGTTGAAAAACGAGGATCCGATCCGATACGAGCAGTTGTACGCGCGCCTCCGCGGCGACCTCGTGACGGCACGCGAGAGGTCGAAGGAAGTGTCCGCGACGCCGATCGTCGAGCAGGAGGGTGAACTGTGTTATGGCCTCTTTACTCCGGAGGGCGATTCGATCGCCGTCTCGACGGGGATCATCGTCCACGTCCACACGATGAGCGAGGCGATCAAGTTCATGATCAATCACGATTACGAGGAGAGTCCCGGCATCGAGCCCGGAGACATCTTCGTCAACAACGATCCCCACGTCGGTGACGTTCATCCGTGTGATCTTATGACGATCATCCCTATCTTCCACGACGGGGAACTCATCGCCTGGGTCGGTGGCGTGAATCACGTCATCGACACCGGCGCGATCGGGCCGGGAAGCATGAACGTCTCGCAGGCCTCCCGCTTCGGCGACGGTGCCTACTACACGGCTCGCAAGATCGGTGAGAACTTCGAACTCTACAACTCTTGGAAGAAAGAATATCCCGCCAAGACGCGGACGCCGGACTTCCTGAAACTCGACGAGCGGACGCGGATGACTGGCTGTCTGATGATTCGACACTCGGTCAAAGAGCTGATAGCCGAGCATGGGATAGAGACGTTCAAGCAACTCTCTCGTGAAGCCGTTGAGGACGGTCGTCGAGGCTTCCGGAGCCGAATCAAACGAACTCTGTTACCCGGCACGTACCGCGGTGCCTCGTTCGTCGATGCGCTCTACGAGGGCCAAGAACACGTCACTCGCGAGTACGCCCAGGAGAACCACATCATGCACGCTCCTTCGGAGCTCCACATTCGAGCGGATGGGACGTTTCAGGTCTCCTTCGAGGGCGCCAACAAGTGGGGCTGGCATCCGTTTAACTGTACGCCGGCCGCGATACAGGGCGGTATCTGGGTGATGCTCACGCAGACCGTCATCCCGAACGAGTTGGTCAACGACGGTGCCTACTACGCCTGTGATTTCCACCTGCCGGTCGGTTCGTGGGCCAACACCCAGAACACGGAGACTGCCCATGCCTACGCCTGGCACTTCCTGGTGTCGGCGTGGGCACCGCTCTGGCAACACCTCTCGAGAGGATACTTCGCCCGCGGCTTCTGGGAAGAGATCAACGCCGGGAACGCCAACACCTCGAACTGGCTCCAGGGCGGTGGTATCGACCAGTTCGACAAACTCCACGCCGTCAACTCCTTCGAATCGGCCTGTGAGGGCGTCGGTGCCCGCTACGTCGACGACGGCGAGCCCCACGCGTCGGCGGTCTGGAACCCCGAGGGCGATATGGGTGATGCCGAAGCGTGGGAGATGGTCGAACCGCTGCCGTTCCTCGGACGAGCGGTCAAACCGAATACCGGCGGTGTAGGGCGCCGGGCAGGCGGGGCCGGCTTCGAATCCATGCGAACGGTCAAGGACGTCAGCAGGTGGCTCCTCTACGAGATGGGCAACGGCTACATGACCAGCGACGGCGGCCTCTTCGGTGGCTATCCCGCTGCGTCGGGCTACATCCTCAACGCTCGGGATACCGACCTCGAGGAGCGCTTCGAGAACGGCGAGGACTACCCACAGCATGACCTCGACCCCGAAAGCGGCGACTTCGAGTCCAAGGTCGACGGCGAGATCACCCGCCGACCCGAAGGGATCAGCACGCCCAAAGAGTTCGACGACTACGACATGTATCTGAACTACCTCCGTGGCGGCTCGGGGCTTGGTGATCCACTGGAACGCGACCCTGAAGACGTCCTCTCGGACATCCACGACGGCTACGTCCTGCCCCGCCACGCGGAAGACGCCTACGGTGTCGTCGTCGAGAAAGTCGACGGCGAAGCCCAACACAACTCCGCCGTCCAGGGCGAGTGGGAACTCGACGAGGAAGCGACCAAAACGCGTCGCCGAGAGAGGCGCACAGAACGAACTGAGAAAGCACAGCCTGTCTCCGAATGGTATGACGAAGAACGTGAGCGGATTCGTACCCAGAACGATCTCATCGACGACGTAAAAAAGACCTACGAGAGCAGTATGCGGATGAGTCCCCAGTTCGCCGCCTTCTTCCGTGATTTCTGGGACCTGTCGGATGATTTTGTATTCGACCTCAGCGAGCAGGCACAGAAATCACTCGACAACCGGTTCGACTCCGGACTCCGACCAATGTGGGACAGCCACACACGAGGGCACAAAACGTGGCTCGAGGTCGATGACGAACCGTATGTCCCGTACACGTGGATGGACCGTTCTATTCAGGACCTCCCCGGTCCGGAATCGACGTTTGCCGACCGGGAACGAGCGAGCGACGACGATTGA